The Anas platyrhynchos isolate ZD024472 breed Pekin duck chromosome 3, IASCAAS_PekinDuck_T2T, whole genome shotgun sequence genome includes a window with the following:
- the SESN1 gene encoding sestrin-1 isoform X4 — protein sequence MARAQAEGHLRGTQGVEAAFGELGIRIPRPLGHGPSRFIPEKETIQVGNEDAMMHTLFTESFATLGRLDNVTLVMVFHPQYLESFLKTQHYLLQMDGPLPLHYRHYIGIMAAARHQCSYLVNLHVNDFLHVGGDPKWLNGLENAPQKLQNLGELNKMLAHRPWLITKEHIEQLLKTEENSWSLAELIHAVVLLTHYHSLASFTFGCGISPEIDCEGGHTFRPPSVSNYCICDMTNGYHGVDDIHASPTTTESVCEVEALMEKMKQLQECRDEEEASQEEMATRFEREKRESMFVCSSEDEESAPTRDVSRHFEDTSYGYKDFSRHGMHVPTFRAQDYSWEDHGYSLVNRLYPDVGQLLDEKFHIAYNLTYNTMAMHKDVDTSMLRRAIWNYIHCMFGIRYDDYDYGEINQLLDRSFKVYIKTVVCTPEKTTKRMYDSFWRQFEHSEKGQTTLSPLPLLTTPSAPQVHVNLLLVEARMQAELLYALRAITRYMT from the exons gaACTTGGAATACGAATTCCTAGACCACTGGGACACGGACCAAGCAGAttcatcccagagaaggag ACCATTCAAGTGGGAAACGAAGACGCCATGATGCACACGCTGTTCACAGAGTCTTTCGCCACGCTGGGCCGACTGGACAACGTTACCTTGGTGATGGTTTTCCACCCGCAGTACCTCGAAAGCTTTCTGAAAACTCAGCACTATCTGCTGCAGATGGATGGTCCGCTCCCTCTTCATTACCGGCACTACATCGGGATAATG GCTGCAGCAAGACATCAGTGCTCTTACCTTGTTAACCTCCATGTGAATGACTTCCTTCACGTCGGTGGAGACCCTAAATGGTTGAATGGGCTGGAAAATGCACCTCAAAAACTGCAAAATTTGGGAGAACTGAACAAAATGTTGGCTCACCGACCCTGGCTTATCACCAAGGAGCATATCGAG caacttCTGAAGACTGAAGAGAACAGCTGGTCCCTGGCGGAGCTGATCCACGCGGTGGTTCTCCTCACACACTACCACTCCCTGGCTTCCTTCACCTTTGGCTGTGGAATCAGCCCGGAGATCGACTGCGAAGGGGGTCACACCTTCAGGCCACCTTCCGTCAGCAACTACTGCATCTGCGACATGACAAATGGGTACCACGGGGTGGATGACATTCATGCCAGCCCAACT ACTACAGAGTCCGTCTGTGAAGTTGAGGCTCTCATGGAGaaaatgaagcagctgcaggagtgcagagatGAAGAGGAAGCCAGCCAAGAAGAGATGGCCACCCGTTTtgaaagagagaagagggaaagcATGTTCGTGTGTTCTTCAG AAGATGAAGAATCAGCACCCACAAGAGATGTGTCTCGTCACTTTGAGGATACCAGCTATGGCTACAAAGACTTCTCCAGGCACGGCATGCACGTGCCCACCTTCCGAGCTCAG GATTATTCCTGGGAAGACCACGGCTATTCCTTGGTTAACCGTCTTTACCCAGATGTGGGACAGCTCCTCGATGAGAAGTTTCACATTGCCTATAATCTGACTTACAACACAATGGCCATGCACAAAGACGTGGATACCTCAATGCTAAGACGAGCGATCTGGAACTATATTCATTGTATGTTTGGAATAAG ATACGATGATTATGACTATGGTGAAATTAATCAGTTGTTGGACCGCAGCTTTAAAGTTTATATCAAGACTGTGGTTTGCACTCCCGAAAAGACCACAAAAAGAATGTACGATAGCTTCTGGAGGCAGTTTGAACACTCTGAGAAG GGGCAAACGACCTTATCACCTCTTCCTTTGCTAACAACCCCCTCCGCTCCACAG GTCCATGTAAATTTGCTTCTGGTAGAAGCTCGGATGCAAGCCGAACTACTTTATGCTCTGAGAGCTATTACTCGCTATATGACCTGA
- the SESN1 gene encoding sestrin-1 isoform X5 has translation MMHTLFTESFATLGRLDNVTLVMVFHPQYLESFLKTQHYLLQMDGPLPLHYRHYIGIMAAARHQCSYLVNLHVNDFLHVGGDPKWLNGLENAPQKLQNLGELNKMLAHRPWLITKEHIEQLLKTEENSWSLAELIHAVVLLTHYHSLASFTFGCGISPEIDCEGGHTFRPPSVSNYCICDMTNGYHGVDDIHASPTTTESVCEVEALMEKMKQLQECRDEEEASQEEMATRFEREKRESMFVCSSEDEESAPTRDVSRHFEDTSYGYKDFSRHGMHVPTFRAQDYSWEDHGYSLVNRLYPDVGQLLDEKFHIAYNLTYNTMAMHKDVDTSMLRRAIWNYIHCMFGIRYDDYDYGEINQLLDRSFKVYIKTVVCTPEKTTKRMYDSFWRQFEHSEKGQTTLSPLPLLTTPSAPQVHVNLLLVEARMQAELLYALRAITRYMT, from the exons ATGATGCACACGCTGTTCACAGAGTCTTTCGCCACGCTGGGCCGACTGGACAACGTTACCTTGGTGATGGTTTTCCACCCGCAGTACCTCGAAAGCTTTCTGAAAACTCAGCACTATCTGCTGCAGATGGATGGTCCGCTCCCTCTTCATTACCGGCACTACATCGGGATAATG GCTGCAGCAAGACATCAGTGCTCTTACCTTGTTAACCTCCATGTGAATGACTTCCTTCACGTCGGTGGAGACCCTAAATGGTTGAATGGGCTGGAAAATGCACCTCAAAAACTGCAAAATTTGGGAGAACTGAACAAAATGTTGGCTCACCGACCCTGGCTTATCACCAAGGAGCATATCGAG caacttCTGAAGACTGAAGAGAACAGCTGGTCCCTGGCGGAGCTGATCCACGCGGTGGTTCTCCTCACACACTACCACTCCCTGGCTTCCTTCACCTTTGGCTGTGGAATCAGCCCGGAGATCGACTGCGAAGGGGGTCACACCTTCAGGCCACCTTCCGTCAGCAACTACTGCATCTGCGACATGACAAATGGGTACCACGGGGTGGATGACATTCATGCCAGCCCAACT ACTACAGAGTCCGTCTGTGAAGTTGAGGCTCTCATGGAGaaaatgaagcagctgcaggagtgcagagatGAAGAGGAAGCCAGCCAAGAAGAGATGGCCACCCGTTTtgaaagagagaagagggaaagcATGTTCGTGTGTTCTTCAG AAGATGAAGAATCAGCACCCACAAGAGATGTGTCTCGTCACTTTGAGGATACCAGCTATGGCTACAAAGACTTCTCCAGGCACGGCATGCACGTGCCCACCTTCCGAGCTCAG GATTATTCCTGGGAAGACCACGGCTATTCCTTGGTTAACCGTCTTTACCCAGATGTGGGACAGCTCCTCGATGAGAAGTTTCACATTGCCTATAATCTGACTTACAACACAATGGCCATGCACAAAGACGTGGATACCTCAATGCTAAGACGAGCGATCTGGAACTATATTCATTGTATGTTTGGAATAAG ATACGATGATTATGACTATGGTGAAATTAATCAGTTGTTGGACCGCAGCTTTAAAGTTTATATCAAGACTGTGGTTTGCACTCCCGAAAAGACCACAAAAAGAATGTACGATAGCTTCTGGAGGCAGTTTGAACACTCTGAGAAG GGGCAAACGACCTTATCACCTCTTCCTTTGCTAACAACCCCCTCCGCTCCACAG GTCCATGTAAATTTGCTTCTGGTAGAAGCTCGGATGCAAGCCGAACTACTTTATGCTCTGAGAGCTATTACTCGCTATATGACCTGA